The Vicia villosa cultivar HV-30 ecotype Madison, WI unplaced genomic scaffold, Vvil1.0 ctg.003558F_1_1, whole genome shotgun sequence genome has a window encoding:
- the LOC131641186 gene encoding uncharacterized protein LOC131641186, with amino-acid sequence MIIVSFNIRGGGNALKRRRISSILKKGDADIVLIQETKLTNMEDFVAKSMWSNTDVGFSFTNTVGMSGGILTLWRTERVEVIHSFKGEGYIGIKVFWKGNIYYVVSVYSSCLLFKKKELWENLVHVKSSFTDGNWIIGGDFKAIKNSSKRKGRMGREVDNGADHFWKFIDDMDLVDVPCKGKRFSWYSGNGMAMSRIDRFLVLDVIVNRWGWWVN; translated from the coding sequence ATGATTATTGTATCTTTTAATATTAGAGGTGGGGGAAACGCTCTCAAGAGAAGGAGAATTAGTTCTATTTTAAAGAAGGGCGATGCAGACATTGTGTTGatacaagaaacaaaattgaCAAATATGGAGGATTTCGTAGCTAAGAGTATGTGGAGTAACACGGATGTTGGCTTTTCTTTTACTAACACCGTAGGTATGTCGGGAGGAATATTGACTTTATGGAGGACGGAAAGAGTGGAGGTAATACATAGTTTCAAAGGAGAAGGGTATATAGGCATAAAAGTGTTTTGGAAGGGTAATATTTACTACGTGGTGAGTGTTTACTCATCTTGTCTTCTTTTTAAGAAAAAAGAGTTGTGGGAGAATTTAGTGCATGTGAAGTCTTCTTTCACGGATGGTAATTGGATTATAGGCGGGGATTTCAAAGCAATTAAAAATAGTAGCAAGAGGAAAGGTAGGATGGGGAGGGAGGTGGATAATGGGGCGGATCATTTTTGGAAATTCATTGACGATATGGATTTGGTGGATGTGCCGTGTAAAGGGAAGAGGTTTTCGTGGTATAGCGGGAATGGGATGGCTATGAGTAGAATCGATCGGTTCCTAGTGTTGGATGTGATTGTTAATAGATGGGGGTGGTGGGTCAATTAG